Genomic segment of Aliiroseovarius sp. M344:
CGGCTCATCTGGCTCTCCTCTGGCTTGGTCGGGCGCGAAGGACGCTGACCACTTTGGCTTGAATCTTCCTGCCATGTGCGTGCGCGCATCACAAGTGCGCAATCTAGGGCGAATTGGTGCAAAAGCGGGGTGGCGTTGCTGCGCCGCCGCGGCTAATCTATCGGTGTTCAAGACAGGCCCGAGCAGGCATATCTTCCGAACGCATTGTCGGACCGCCCAAATACGGCCCCAAAATCAAGGTGAAGTGCACGTGGACTGGTATGCCACCGTTTTCGAAATCATCGACATGCGGTCCTTTTCGAACTTGTGGTACTGGATTGCGCTTGCCGTGTCCTGGTCCACGGTTAGCCACTGGGTGGTCGGTGTGCCGTTTGACCTGATCCAGAAAGCCGCCCGGCTTGAAGGCGAGGCGCAGCATGATCTGGAGGATCTGGTGCGGATCAACTGCAACCGCTTGCTTTACGTCGCAGGCGTGTCCGGGCTTTGGATATTGGGCTTTGCGGCGGCCTTGTTTACTTCGCTGGCCATCCTTGGCTTCTGGTATTGGGTCGAATTCGCGCAGGCGGTCTTTTTGCTGCTTTTTCCAATTGCGCTGGCGGGCCTGATGTCGCTGAACACAGCCGCCGTCATCAAAGAGCGCGCGTTGGCAGGCGAAGATTTGCGAAAACGTTTGCATCGTCACCGCGTTCAGACCCAATTCCTTGGCATGGCTTCGATCTTCATCACCTCACTGTGGGGTATGTATCAGAACCTGTCGCTGGGTGTGCTGCGCTGACGGCGCGCCCTTGACACGAAATCACAGGCCGGTAACTCCCCCTCATGGACAAGCTGCTGC
This window contains:
- a CDS encoding component of SufBCD complex, which produces MDWYATVFEIIDMRSFSNLWYWIALAVSWSTVSHWVVGVPFDLIQKAARLEGEAQHDLEDLVRINCNRLLYVAGVSGLWILGFAAALFTSLAILGFWYWVEFAQAVFLLLFPIALAGLMSLNTAAVIKERALAGEDLRKRLHRHRVQTQFLGMASIFITSLWGMYQNLSLGVLR